One window of the Chryseotalea sp. WA131a genome contains the following:
- a CDS encoding MMPL family transporter, which translates to MWTGIAQFIIKFRMSLIGVILAITAFMGYHATRVQMSYDLNRTVPLDDPEMVFLQKFKEQFGEDGNIIAVGMRDSAIYKIENFNRFRELNKQIKTISGVNNVLSLPEVKIIRKDTAHTRFYLDALFPKEISSQTQLDSLMSALRNQKFYMGQLVNETNGATMMLISISKEVMNSERRIAMTNDLVAFGKEFTKATGIELRYAGIPFIRSVIASEVRKEMQIFLYLSAFVTGFIMFLFFRSFRAVLFSMIIIGIVVVWVMGTLALFGYKITLLSGLIPPVIVTIGITNAIYLLNKYHLEFARRRNKEEAIAAVVNKMGLAMFLTNLTVAIGFLTLLTTDILVLREFGIVAGINIMALFVVSLIMIPGIFSWLPEPAPKHLRHLDFKILGTFLKYNDLIVHRYRPAIYIASVVVTVVAAIGMLRLESVSYMVDDVPEQSQIKKDLKFFEAHFSGILPLEIEVNTGKKRGVLNLKNLEKIDEFEGFIDSISVVSRPVSIVSLVKASKQAFYNYNPTKYALPTKAESGYILRYMKGQNDNSGLLKSFVDSTFTKMRISLQIADIGSKRLDSLVHTVIEPRMNKIFEGTSITTNVTGTTKLFIKGNKFLIDNLQESLLLAVILITLSMALLFANVRMIIISLVPNLIALMITAGIMGYLGIDLKPSTALIFSITFGISVDNSIRFLAKYRQEQLANGFFVPVSVSESILETGKSIIYTSIVLFAGFILFAFSSFGGTIALGVLTSTTLVISMFTNLILLPALIMTFDTAKKSKDEKLLIDDFDPGFYGEDEDVAIDLSKIKIHDRKGISE; encoded by the coding sequence ATGTGGACAGGCATCGCTCAATTCATTATTAAGTTCCGGATGTCACTCATTGGGGTGATACTGGCCATCACTGCTTTTATGGGCTATCATGCCACACGGGTGCAGATGAGCTACGACCTAAATCGCACTGTGCCGCTGGATGATCCCGAAATGGTGTTCCTGCAAAAATTCAAAGAGCAGTTTGGCGAAGATGGCAACATCATTGCGGTGGGCATGCGCGATAGCGCCATCTACAAAATCGAAAACTTCAACCGCTTTCGCGAACTCAACAAGCAAATCAAAACGATTTCTGGTGTAAACAATGTGCTGAGTCTGCCCGAAGTAAAAATCATCCGAAAGGATACTGCGCACACCCGCTTTTATTTAGATGCTCTTTTCCCCAAAGAGATCAGCAGCCAAACGCAGTTGGATAGTTTGATGAGCGCACTGCGAAACCAAAAATTTTACATGGGTCAGTTGGTAAATGAAACCAATGGTGCTACCATGATGCTCATCTCCATCAGCAAAGAAGTGATGAACTCGGAAAGGCGTATTGCCATGACAAATGATCTGGTTGCCTTCGGCAAAGAATTCACCAAGGCAACGGGCATTGAACTTCGCTATGCAGGCATCCCGTTCATCCGCTCTGTAATTGCAAGCGAGGTAAGAAAAGAGATGCAGATTTTCTTGTACCTATCTGCCTTCGTTACGGGTTTCATTATGTTTCTGTTCTTCCGGTCGTTCCGTGCCGTGCTTTTTTCCATGATCATTATTGGCATTGTGGTGGTGTGGGTGATGGGCACGTTGGCTTTGTTCGGTTATAAAATCACGCTTCTGAGTGGATTGATTCCGCCCGTCATCGTGACCATCGGCATCACCAATGCAATTTATTTGCTCAACAAATACCATTTAGAATTTGCCAGGCGCAGAAACAAAGAAGAAGCCATTGCCGCAGTAGTGAACAAAATGGGGTTGGCCATGTTTCTTACCAACTTAACAGTAGCCATTGGGTTTCTTACTTTATTAACCACCGACATTCTTGTATTGCGCGAGTTCGGTATTGTGGCCGGCATCAACATCATGGCGCTTTTTGTGGTGAGCCTCATCATGATCCCCGGTATTTTTTCTTGGTTACCCGAACCGGCCCCCAAGCATTTGCGTCACCTGGATTTCAAAATATTAGGCACATTCTTAAAGTACAACGATCTGATCGTTCATCGCTATCGCCCTGCCATCTACATCGCCTCTGTGGTCGTTACGGTGGTAGCTGCCATCGGGATGCTGAGGCTTGAGTCGGTTTCATATATGGTAGATGATGTGCCCGAGCAAAGTCAAATCAAGAAAGATCTAAAATTTTTCGAAGCCCATTTCAGTGGCATTCTTCCCTTGGAGATTGAAGTGAACACGGGGAAAAAGCGAGGCGTGTTGAATTTGAAAAACTTAGAAAAGATAGACGAGTTTGAAGGCTTTATCGATTCCATTTCCGTGGTATCACGGCCTGTTTCAATTGTCAGTTTGGTCAAAGCCTCCAAGCAAGCCTTCTATAATTACAACCCCACCAAATACGCGTTGCCCACCAAGGCCGAAAGTGGTTACATCCTTCGCTACATGAAAGGCCAAAACGATAACTCGGGTTTATTAAAATCATTTGTTGATTCTACCTTCACCAAAATGCGCATCTCTTTGCAGATTGCCGACATCGGTTCCAAGCGATTGGATTCGTTGGTGCATACTGTGATTGAGCCTAGAATGAATAAAATTTTTGAAGGCACTAGCATTACCACCAACGTAACCGGGACTACCAAACTTTTTATTAAAGGCAATAAATTTCTGATCGATAATTTACAGGAGAGTTTGTTGTTGGCTGTAATTCTGATCACCCTCTCCATGGCACTGCTATTTGCCAACGTGCGCATGATCATCATTTCGCTAGTGCCAAATCTGATTGCGCTGATGATTACCGCAGGCATTATGGGTTATTTGGGGATTGATTTAAAGCCGAGCACCGCGTTGATTTTTAGTATCACGTTTGGTATTTCGGTAGACAACTCCATTCGCTTTTTGGCCAAGTATCGCCAAGAGCAATTGGCCAACGGATTTTTTGTTCCTGTTTCGGTGAGCGAAAGTATTTTAGAAACGGGCAAGAGCATTATTTATACCTCTATTGTTCTTTTTGCCGGATTTATTTTGTTTGCCTTCTCTTCGTTTGGCGGAACGATTGCTCTGGGTGTATTAACCTCTACCACACTGGTAATCTCGATGTTCACCAATTTGATTTTGCTGCCTGCATTGATCATGACCTTCGATACGGCAAAAAAATCAAAAGACGAGAAACTGCTCATCGATGATTTTGACCCCGGCTTCTACGGGGAAGATGAAGATGTGGCCATCGACCTGAGCAAGATCAAGATTCACGATCGCAAGGGGATTTCAGAGTAA
- a CDS encoding AAA family ATPase has translation MSLGTSSELHQTHKAKIQQVYDEVAKVVVGQSYMVNRLMIGLFTNGHVLLEGVPGLAKTLTISTLARVLHLDFQRIQFTPDLLPADLIGTMIYNQKDGKFEVKKGPIFANIILADEINRSPAKVQSALLEAMQEKQVTIGETTFTLDRPFLVLSTQNPVDQEGTYPLPEAQVDRFMMKVFVNYPTKEEELEIMRRISNMQFGYEVNQVLTKEDIFAIRNEVNKVKISESLEKYIIELVTATRKPKEYKLDHEAQYIQFGASPRASINLNLASKAIAYMDGRDYVLPEDIKEVALDVMNHRILLNYEAEADNVKTADIVKVLLQKVPIAK, from the coding sequence ATGTCATTAGGCACAAGCTCAGAACTGCATCAAACGCACAAAGCAAAAATACAACAGGTATATGACGAGGTAGCCAAAGTGGTGGTAGGCCAGAGTTACATGGTCAATCGCCTGATGATTGGCCTATTTACCAATGGCCACGTATTGCTAGAGGGTGTGCCCGGCCTTGCCAAAACGCTTACCATCTCTACCTTGGCCAGGGTATTGCACTTGGATTTTCAGCGCATACAATTTACACCTGATCTGCTTCCGGCCGATTTGATCGGTACGATGATTTATAACCAAAAGGACGGAAAATTTGAGGTGAAGAAAGGCCCTATTTTTGCCAACATTATTTTGGCCGATGAGATCAACCGCTCCCCCGCCAAGGTACAATCGGCCTTGTTGGAGGCCATGCAAGAGAAACAAGTAACCATTGGTGAAACAACCTTTACGCTAGACAGACCCTTTTTGGTTTTGTCGACACAGAACCCAGTCGATCAAGAAGGTACGTACCCACTGCCCGAAGCCCAGGTAGACCGCTTTATGATGAAAGTGTTTGTAAATTATCCTACCAAAGAAGAGGAGCTGGAGATCATGCGCAGGATATCCAACATGCAGTTCGGCTATGAAGTAAACCAAGTGCTGACCAAGGAAGATATTTTTGCAATTCGTAACGAAGTAAACAAAGTAAAGATCTCAGAATCGCTGGAGAAGTATATTATTGAATTGGTAACGGCTACACGCAAACCCAAAGAATACAAACTCGACCACGAGGCGCAATACATTCAATTTGGAGCATCGCCCCGCGCCAGCATCAACCTCAACTTGGCTTCCAAAGCCATTGCCTACATGGATGGCCGTGATTATGTGCTGCCCGAAGACATCAAAGAAGTAGCCTTGGATGTGATGAACCACCGTATTTTGCTGAACTACGAAGCCGAGGCCGACAATGTGAAGACAGCCGATATTGTTAAAGTGCTGTTGCAGAAAGTGCCGATTGCGAAATAG